A window of the Streptomyces sp. NBC_01351 genome harbors these coding sequences:
- a CDS encoding acyclic terpene utilization AtuA family protein, which translates to MTALQPPPPRPPLRIGNASGFYGDRFDALREMLTGGPLDVLTGDYLAELTMLILGRDRLKNQDHGYAKTFLRQLEEGLGLAHERGVRIVTNAGGLNPAGLADAVRALAAKVGIPVTVAHVEGDDLTALSAYSEGALTANAYLGGAGITACLRAGADVVVTGRVTDAALVSGPAAWWFDWAPDDYDRLAGAVVAGHVLECGTQATGGNYAFFTAHDVRRPGFPLAEIAEDGSSVITKHPGTGGVVSAGTVTAQLLYETQGARYLGPDVTARLDTVRLTGDGPDRVRISGVLGEAPPPSLKVGVTRIGGWRNEVVFVLTGLDIEAKAALVRTQLSEALEGVADASWTLARTDHEDAPTEETASALLRLVVRDPSPDRVGRALTSAAVELALGSYPGFHVTAPPGPAQPYGVFTSALVPADSVPHAAILPDGTRVPLPAARGASPTPPLPETGACDPGRRSRGSAPDPGVCGAAAGAPPPNPRASNAGEAGIAAQSSPAEREHPASPAFEERGPGRSPGSSARPAFEDRVRAEPGERGKGGVGESPAGPTTRAPLGAVAGARSGDKGGDANIGVWADSEAAWLWLEHTLTVEALKDLLPETRPHAVQRHALPNLRALNFHIPHILGDGVASGHRFDPQAKALGEWLRARHLDIPTHLLPAPTPTPTPEGTGS; encoded by the coding sequence ATGACCGCGCTGCAGCCGCCGCCGCCGCGGCCGCCGCTGCGGATCGGCAACGCCTCCGGCTTCTACGGGGACCGCTTCGACGCCCTGCGCGAGATGCTGACCGGCGGCCCGCTCGACGTGCTGACCGGCGACTACCTGGCCGAGCTGACCATGCTGATCCTCGGCCGCGACCGGCTGAAGAACCAGGACCACGGCTACGCCAAGACCTTCCTGCGCCAGCTGGAGGAAGGCCTCGGCCTCGCGCACGAGCGCGGCGTCCGGATCGTCACGAACGCGGGCGGACTCAACCCGGCCGGACTCGCCGACGCCGTACGGGCCCTGGCCGCCAAGGTCGGGATCCCCGTCACCGTCGCCCACGTCGAGGGCGACGACCTGACGGCCCTGTCCGCCTACTCCGAGGGCGCGCTGACCGCCAACGCCTACCTCGGGGGCGCCGGGATCACGGCCTGCCTGCGGGCGGGCGCGGACGTGGTCGTCACCGGCCGGGTCACCGACGCGGCGCTGGTCAGCGGTCCGGCCGCCTGGTGGTTCGACTGGGCCCCGGACGACTACGACCGGCTGGCCGGGGCGGTGGTCGCGGGCCACGTCCTGGAGTGCGGAACCCAGGCCACCGGCGGCAATTACGCCTTCTTCACCGCCCACGACGTCCGCAGGCCCGGTTTCCCGCTGGCGGAGATCGCCGAGGACGGCTCCTCGGTGATCACCAAGCACCCGGGCACGGGCGGAGTCGTCTCGGCCGGCACCGTCACCGCCCAACTCCTCTACGAAACCCAGGGCGCGCGCTACCTCGGCCCCGACGTCACGGCCCGCCTGGACACCGTCCGGCTCACCGGGGACGGACCGGACCGGGTCCGTATCTCGGGCGTGCTCGGCGAAGCCCCGCCGCCCTCCCTCAAGGTGGGCGTCACCCGGATCGGCGGCTGGCGCAACGAGGTGGTCTTCGTCCTGACCGGCCTCGACATCGAAGCGAAGGCGGCCCTGGTCCGCACGCAGCTGTCCGAGGCGCTGGAGGGGGTGGCCGACGCGTCCTGGACCCTGGCCCGGACGGACCACGAGGACGCCCCGACGGAGGAGACCGCGAGCGCGCTCCTGCGCCTGGTCGTCCGCGACCCATCACCAGACCGGGTCGGCCGCGCGCTGACCTCGGCGGCGGTCGAACTGGCCCTGGGCAGCTACCCGGGCTTCCACGTCACCGCCCCACCGGGCCCGGCCCAGCCGTACGGAGTCTTCACGTCCGCCCTCGTCCCGGCCGACTCGGTCCCCCACGCGGCGATCCTCCCGGACGGCACCCGTGTCCCGCTTCCCGCTGCACGGGGCGCTTCCCCCACCCCGCCCCTTCCCGAAACCGGGGCTTGCGACCCCGGCCGCCGCTCCCGGGGCTCCGCCCCGGACCCCGGCGTGTGCGGCGCCGCTGCGGGGGCTCCGCCCCCGAACCCCCGCGCCTCAAACGCCGGCGAGGCTGGGATTGCTGCGCAATCCAGCCCCGCCGAGCGGGAACACCCAGCCTCTCCGGCGTTTGAGGAGCGGGGTCCGGGGCGGAGCCCCGGCTCTTCAGCCCGTCCGGCGTTTGAGGACCGGGTCCGGGCAGAGCCCGGGGAACGGGGGAAGGGCGGGGTGGGGGAGAGCCCCGCAGGGCCCACCACCCGCGCCCCCCTAGGGGCAGTGGCCGGGGCCCGCAGCGGCGACAAGGGCGGCGACGCCAACATCGGGGTGTGGGCGGACTCCGAAGCCGCCTGGCTCTGGCTCGAGCACACCCTCACGGTCGAGGCCCTCAAGGACCTGCTCCCCGAGACCCGCCCGCACGCAGTGCAACGCCACGCCCTCCCGAACCTCCGCGCCCTCAACTTCCACATCCCCCACATCCTCGGCGACGGCGTCGCCTCCGGCCACCGCTTCGACCCCCAGGCCAAGGCTCTCGGCGAATGGCTCCGCGCCCGCCACCTGGACATCCCCACCCACCTGCTGCCCGCACCCACCCCCACCCCCACCCCGGAGGGGACCGGCTCATGA
- a CDS encoding acyl-CoA carboxylase subunit beta has protein sequence MTRLGTTVDPHAPEHAQARTAALERLAALDAEHAKALAGGGEKYTARHKDRGKLLARERIELLLDPDTPFLELSPLAAWGSDYPVGASMVTGIGTVEGVACLVTANDPTVRGGASNPWTLKKALRANEIALQNRLPVISLVESGGADLPSQKEIFIPGGAIFRDLTRLSAAGIPTIAVVFGNSTAGGAYVPGMSDHTVMIKDRSKVFLGGPPLVKMATGEESDDESLGGADVHARTSGLADHYALDEHDAIRQARRIVARLNHRRAHPEPAPAEEPTYDPEELLGIVPPDLKTPFDPREVIARIVDASDFDEFKPLYGTSLVTGWATLHGYPVGILANAQGVLFSAESQKAAQFIQLANQRDIPLLFLHNTTGYMVGKEYEQGGIIKHGSMMINAVSNSRVPHLSVIIGASYGAGHYGMCGRAYEPRFLFAWPSAKSAVMGPAQLAGVLSIVSRQSAAAKGQPYDEEADAGMRAFVEAQIESESLPMFLSGRLYDDGVIDPRDTRTVLGLCLSAVHNAPVEGARGGFGVFRM, from the coding sequence ATGACCCGCCTCGGCACCACCGTCGACCCCCACGCCCCCGAGCACGCGCAGGCCCGTACCGCCGCCCTCGAACGGCTGGCCGCGCTCGACGCCGAGCACGCGAAGGCGCTCGCCGGCGGCGGCGAGAAGTACACCGCCCGACACAAGGACCGCGGCAAGCTCCTGGCACGCGAGCGCATCGAGTTGCTCCTCGACCCGGACACCCCGTTCCTGGAGCTGTCCCCGCTCGCAGCCTGGGGCAGCGACTACCCGGTCGGCGCCTCCATGGTCACCGGCATCGGCACCGTCGAGGGCGTCGCGTGCCTGGTCACCGCCAACGACCCCACCGTGCGCGGCGGAGCCAGCAACCCCTGGACCCTGAAGAAGGCGCTGCGGGCCAACGAGATCGCCCTGCAGAACCGGCTCCCCGTCATCAGCCTCGTCGAGTCCGGCGGCGCCGATCTCCCCTCCCAGAAGGAGATCTTCATCCCGGGCGGGGCGATCTTCCGCGACCTGACCCGGCTCTCGGCCGCCGGCATCCCCACCATCGCGGTGGTCTTCGGCAATTCCACCGCCGGAGGCGCGTACGTCCCCGGCATGTCCGACCACACCGTGATGATCAAGGACCGCTCGAAGGTGTTCCTCGGCGGTCCTCCGCTGGTCAAGATGGCCACCGGCGAGGAGAGCGACGACGAGTCCCTCGGCGGAGCCGACGTGCACGCCCGCACCTCGGGCCTCGCCGACCACTACGCCCTCGATGAGCACGACGCCATCCGTCAGGCCCGCCGGATCGTGGCCCGCCTGAACCACCGCAGGGCCCACCCCGAGCCCGCCCCGGCCGAAGAGCCGACGTACGACCCCGAGGAGCTCCTCGGGATCGTCCCGCCCGACCTGAAGACGCCCTTCGACCCCCGCGAGGTGATCGCCCGGATCGTCGACGCCTCCGACTTCGACGAGTTCAAGCCCCTCTACGGCACGAGCCTCGTCACCGGCTGGGCCACCCTCCACGGCTACCCCGTCGGGATCCTCGCCAACGCCCAGGGCGTGCTCTTCAGCGCCGAGTCGCAGAAGGCCGCACAGTTCATCCAGCTCGCCAACCAGCGCGACATCCCCCTCCTCTTCCTCCACAACACCACCGGCTACATGGTCGGCAAGGAGTACGAGCAGGGCGGCATCATCAAGCACGGCTCGATGATGATCAACGCGGTCTCCAACTCCCGCGTCCCGCACCTCTCCGTCATCATCGGCGCCTCCTACGGCGCCGGCCACTACGGGATGTGCGGCCGCGCCTACGAGCCCCGGTTCCTCTTCGCCTGGCCCAGTGCCAAATCCGCCGTCATGGGCCCGGCCCAGCTCGCAGGCGTCCTCTCGATCGTGTCCCGGCAGTCCGCCGCCGCGAAGGGACAGCCGTACGACGAGGAGGCGGACGCCGGGATGCGTGCGTTCGTGGAGGCGCAGATCGAGTCCGAGTCCCTCCCGATGTTCCTGTCCGGGCGGTTGTACGACGACGGGGTCATCGACCCGCGCGACACCCGTACCGTCCTCGGCCTGTGCCTGTCCGCCGTACACAACGCCCCCGTCGAGGGCGCCCGCGGCGGCTTCGGCGTCTTCCGGATGTGA
- a CDS encoding ATP-binding protein: MTQPVTSLLVANRGEIAVRIFRTARALGLDTVAVHSDPDAGALHVRTADSAVRLPGAAPAETYLRGDLIIKAALAAGADAVHPGYGFLSENADFAREVQAAGLTWIGPPPGAIEAMASKTRAKELMRAAGVPLLDPVDPATATHADLPLLLKAAAGGGGRGMRVVRDLDVLKAELDAAAAEARSAFGDGEVFAEPYVERGRHVEVQVIADAHGTVWPLGTRDCSLQRRHQKVIEEAPAPGLPEGLRESLHQAAVAATRAVSYQGAGTVEFLVTADGRPYFLEMNTRLQVEHPVTEAVYGLDLVALQLRIAEGAALPLTPPAPTGHAVEARLYAEDPAQDWRPQTGTLHTLDVPGAVRVDTGFTAGDDIGIHYDPMLAKVIAHAPTRAEAVRVLAHALSRARIHGLTTNRELLVRSLRHPEFTAGRLDTGFYERHLAALTENAPDATLAALAAALAEAAPAPGASLATRLGGWRNVRSQPGTRRYTAAGIEHEVTYHPPAHPGVRVLSVTPTLVTLEVEGIRRLFHVKQNSNKPEVYVDSTLTGAHTLTPVPRFADPQDRTEPGSLLAPMPGTVVRVAEGLAPGQAVTAGQPLLWLEAMKMEHRILAPASGTLTALHAATGQQVEFGALLAVVQEEPHP; the protein is encoded by the coding sequence ATGACTCAGCCCGTCACCTCCCTCCTCGTGGCCAACCGCGGCGAGATCGCCGTACGGATCTTCCGCACGGCCCGCGCCCTCGGCCTGGACACCGTCGCCGTCCACTCCGACCCGGACGCCGGCGCCCTCCACGTGCGCACCGCCGACTCGGCCGTACGCCTGCCCGGCGCGGCCCCCGCCGAGACCTACCTGCGCGGCGACCTGATCATCAAGGCCGCCCTCGCCGCCGGCGCCGACGCCGTCCACCCCGGCTACGGGTTCCTCTCCGAGAACGCCGACTTCGCGCGCGAGGTCCAGGCCGCGGGCCTGACCTGGATCGGCCCGCCCCCGGGCGCCATCGAAGCCATGGCCTCCAAGACCCGGGCCAAGGAACTGATGCGCGCCGCCGGGGTACCGCTCCTCGACCCCGTCGACCCGGCCACCGCCACCCACGCCGACCTGCCGCTCCTCCTCAAGGCCGCGGCGGGCGGCGGCGGGCGCGGGATGCGCGTCGTACGGGACCTCGACGTGCTCAAGGCCGAACTGGACGCGGCGGCCGCCGAGGCCCGCTCCGCCTTCGGCGACGGCGAGGTCTTCGCCGAGCCGTACGTCGAGCGCGGCCGTCACGTCGAGGTGCAGGTCATCGCCGACGCCCACGGCACCGTCTGGCCGCTCGGCACCCGCGACTGCTCCCTCCAGCGGCGCCACCAGAAGGTCATCGAGGAAGCCCCCGCGCCCGGCCTGCCGGAAGGACTGCGCGAGAGCCTCCACCAAGCCGCCGTCGCCGCCACCCGCGCCGTCTCCTACCAGGGCGCCGGCACCGTCGAATTCCTCGTCACCGCCGACGGCCGCCCGTACTTCCTGGAGATGAACACCCGCCTCCAGGTGGAACACCCCGTCACCGAAGCCGTGTACGGCCTCGACCTCGTCGCCCTCCAGCTGCGCATCGCCGAGGGCGCCGCCCTGCCGCTGACACCCCCGGCACCCACCGGCCACGCCGTGGAGGCCCGGCTCTACGCCGAGGACCCCGCCCAGGACTGGCGCCCCCAGACCGGAACCCTGCACACCCTCGACGTCCCCGGCGCGGTCCGCGTCGACACCGGCTTCACGGCCGGGGACGACATCGGCATCCACTACGACCCCATGCTCGCCAAGGTCATCGCCCACGCGCCCACCCGCGCCGAGGCCGTCCGGGTGCTCGCCCACGCCCTGTCCCGGGCCCGGATCCACGGGCTCACCACCAACCGCGAGCTCCTCGTACGCTCCCTGCGCCACCCTGAGTTCACCGCCGGACGGCTCGACACCGGCTTCTACGAACGGCACCTCGCCGCCCTCACGGAGAACGCCCCCGACGCCACCCTGGCCGCCCTCGCCGCCGCCCTCGCCGAAGCGGCCCCCGCTCCGGGAGCCTCCCTCGCCACGCGCCTGGGCGGCTGGCGCAACGTCCGCTCACAGCCGGGGACCCGCCGCTATACCGCCGCGGGCATCGAGCACGAGGTCACGTACCACCCGCCGGCCCACCCCGGAGTCCGGGTCCTGTCCGTGACCCCCACCCTCGTCACGCTCGAAGTCGAGGGAATCCGGCGCCTGTTCCACGTGAAACAAAATTCGAACAAGCCCGAGGTCTACGTCGACTCGACCCTCACCGGCGCCCACACCCTCACCCCCGTCCCCCGGTTCGCCGATCCCCAGGACCGCACCGAACCGGGCTCCCTGCTCGCCCCCATGCCCGGCACCGTCGTCCGCGTCGCCGAGGGCCTCGCCCCCGGCCAAGCCGTCACCGCCGGGCAGCCCCTGCTCTGGCTGGAGGCCATGAAGATGGAGCACCGCATCCTCGCTCCGGCCTCCGGCACGCTCACCGCGCTCCACGCCGCCACCGGCCAACAGGTCGAGTTCGGCGCCCTGCTCGCCGTAGTCCAGGAGGAACCGCACCCATGA
- a CDS encoding acyl-CoA dehydrogenase family protein, whose product MSHTIESEEHKALRTAVAALGRRYGREYLARVAREGGHPDELWSDAAKLGYLGVNLPEEYGGGGGGIAELSIVLEELGAAGCPLLMMVVSPAICGTVISRFGTEAQKQEWLPGLADGSRTMAFGITEPDAGSNSHRITTTARRDGDDWLLTGRKVFISGVDIADATLIVGRTETVSSSGAAPALKPCLFIVPRDTPGFSRSVIDMELQAAEKQFELTLEDVRLPPSALVGDEDAGLLQLFAGLNPERIMTAAFAIGMGRYALTKAIDYAKTRQVWKDPIGAHQAVAHPLATAHIELELARLMMQKAAALYDAGDDMGAGEAANMAKYAAGEACVKAVDQAVHTLGGNGLTREYGLASLITAARVSRIAPVSREMILNFVSHQTLGLPKSY is encoded by the coding sequence ATGAGCCACACCATCGAATCCGAAGAACACAAGGCCCTGCGCACGGCGGTCGCCGCCCTCGGCCGCCGCTACGGCCGCGAGTACCTCGCCCGCGTCGCCCGCGAAGGCGGCCACCCCGACGAACTGTGGTCCGACGCCGCCAAGCTCGGCTACCTCGGCGTCAACCTCCCCGAGGAGTACGGCGGCGGAGGCGGAGGCATCGCCGAACTCTCCATCGTCCTCGAAGAACTCGGGGCCGCCGGCTGCCCGCTCCTCATGATGGTCGTCTCGCCCGCGATCTGCGGCACCGTCATCTCCCGCTTCGGCACCGAGGCCCAGAAGCAGGAGTGGCTCCCCGGCCTCGCCGACGGCAGCCGCACCATGGCCTTCGGCATCACCGAACCCGACGCCGGGTCCAACTCCCACCGCATCACCACCACGGCCCGCCGCGACGGCGACGACTGGCTCCTCACCGGCCGCAAGGTCTTCATCTCCGGCGTGGACATCGCCGACGCCACCCTGATCGTCGGCCGCACCGAAACTGTGTCATCCAGCGGGGCCGCACCGGCCCTCAAGCCCTGCCTCTTCATCGTCCCCCGCGACACCCCCGGCTTCTCCCGCTCGGTCATCGACATGGAACTCCAGGCAGCGGAAAAGCAGTTCGAACTCACCCTCGAAGACGTACGCCTGCCGCCCTCAGCCCTCGTCGGCGACGAGGACGCGGGCCTCCTCCAGCTCTTCGCCGGACTCAACCCCGAACGCATCATGACCGCCGCCTTCGCCATCGGCATGGGCCGCTACGCCCTCACCAAGGCCATCGACTACGCCAAGACCCGCCAGGTGTGGAAGGACCCCATCGGCGCCCACCAGGCCGTGGCCCACCCCCTCGCCACGGCGCACATCGAGCTGGAACTGGCCCGCCTGATGATGCAGAAGGCCGCCGCCCTGTACGACGCGGGGGACGACATGGGGGCGGGCGAAGCGGCCAACATGGCCAAGTACGCCGCCGGCGAAGCCTGCGTGAAGGCCGTCGACCAGGCCGTCCACACCCTCGGCGGCAACGGCCTCACCCGCGAGTACGGCCTGGCCTCCCTGATCACCGCGGCCCGCGTGTCCCGGATCGCCCCGGTCAGCCGCGAGATGATCCTCAACTTCGTCTCCCACCAAACCCTGGGCCTCCCCAAGTCGTACTGA
- a CDS encoding enoyl-CoA hydratase family protein, with protein MPPVHAARATGVTTLTLDSPANRNALSADLVRELRAALATAAADPAVRAVVLTHTGTTFCAGADLKSPCDPADFLALLREIAELPKPVVARVTGHVRAGGLGLLGVCDIAAAGPQSTYAFTETHLGLAPAVISIPLLPRLDPRAAARYFLTAEAFDAAEATRIGLLTLHADDVDKALAPVLAGLRKASPQGLAATKSLTAASVREAVARDGARLTELSAGLFASDEAREGITARFERRNPSWTL; from the coding sequence ATGCCACCCGTCCACGCCGCGCGAGCGACCGGCGTCACCACCCTCACCCTCGACTCCCCGGCCAACCGCAACGCGCTCTCCGCCGACCTCGTACGGGAACTCCGCGCCGCCCTCGCCACCGCGGCAGCCGACCCCGCGGTCCGGGCCGTCGTCCTCACCCACACCGGCACCACCTTCTGCGCCGGCGCCGACCTCAAGTCGCCCTGCGACCCCGCCGACTTCCTCGCCCTGCTCCGCGAGATCGCCGAACTCCCCAAGCCGGTCGTCGCCCGCGTCACCGGCCACGTCCGCGCCGGCGGCCTCGGCCTGCTCGGCGTGTGCGACATCGCGGCCGCCGGGCCGCAGTCCACGTACGCCTTCACCGAGACCCACCTCGGCCTCGCCCCCGCCGTGATCTCCATCCCGCTGCTCCCGCGCCTGGACCCCCGCGCCGCAGCCCGCTACTTCCTCACCGCGGAAGCCTTCGACGCTGCCGAGGCGACCAGGATCGGCCTGCTCACCCTGCACGCCGACGACGTCGACAAGGCCCTCGCACCCGTCCTCGCCGGCCTGCGCAAGGCCTCCCCGCAAGGCCTGGCCGCCACCAAGTCGCTGACCGCCGCCTCCGTACGCGAGGCCGTCGCCCGCGACGGCGCCCGCCTGACCGAGCTGTCGGCCGGACTCTTCGCCTCCGACGAGGCCCGCGAAGGCATCACCGCCCGCTTCGAACGCCGGAACCCGTCGTGGACCCTGTGA
- a CDS encoding TetR/AcrR family transcriptional regulator, with the protein MDPVTDTELRQAPKHAPKHAPKQARSRVTRRHLLEAAVSCLAEHGWAGSTVSVVAERAGVSRGAAQHHFPTREDLFTAAVEYVAEERSTALRELFQAGPAARPAAVEAIVDLYTGTLFRAALQLWVAASNEEQLRPRVTELEARVGRETHRIAVELLGADESVPGVRETVQGLLDMARGLGLANVLTDDTARRARVVAQWSRIIDATLA; encoded by the coding sequence GTGGACCCTGTGACCGACACCGAACTCCGGCAGGCCCCCAAGCACGCTCCCAAGCACGCCCCCAAGCAGGCCCGCAGCCGCGTCACCCGCCGCCACCTCCTGGAGGCGGCCGTCTCCTGCCTCGCGGAACACGGCTGGGCCGGTTCCACCGTCTCCGTCGTCGCCGAGCGCGCCGGAGTCTCCCGCGGCGCCGCCCAGCACCACTTCCCCACCCGCGAGGACCTGTTCACCGCCGCCGTCGAGTACGTCGCCGAGGAACGCTCCACCGCCCTGCGCGAGCTCTTCCAGGCAGGCCCGGCCGCCCGCCCCGCAGCCGTCGAGGCCATCGTGGACCTCTACACCGGCACCCTCTTCCGGGCCGCCCTCCAGCTGTGGGTCGCCGCCTCCAACGAGGAGCAGCTGCGCCCCCGCGTCACCGAGCTGGAGGCCCGCGTCGGCCGCGAGACCCACCGCATCGCCGTCGAGCTCCTCGGCGCCGACGAGTCCGTGCCCGGGGTACGGGAGACCGTCCAGGGCCTCCTCGACATGGCCCGCGGCCTGGGCCTGGCCAACGTCCTCACCGACGACACCGCCCGCCGGGCCCGCGTGGTGGCCCAGTGGTCCCGCATCATCGACGCCACGCTGGCCTGA
- a CDS encoding citrate synthase 2, whose product MSDFVPGLEGVIAFETEIAEPDKEGGALRYRGVDIEDLVGHVSFGNVWGLLVDGAFNPGLPAAEPFPIPVHSGDIRVDVQSALAMLAPVWGLKPLLDIDERTARDDLARAAVMALSYVAQSARGQGLPMVPQKEIDKAESVVERFMIRWRGEPDPRHVKAVDAYWTSAAEHGMNASTFTARVIASTGADVAAALSGAVGAMSGPLHGGAPSRVLGMIEEIERSGDAVAYVKKALDKGERLMGFGHRVYRAEDPRARVLRRTAKELDAPRYEVAAALEKAALEELHARRPDRVLATNVEFWAAIMLDFAEVPAHMFTSMFTCARTAGWSAHILEQKRTGRLVRPSARYTGPSRRDPREIAGYADMAETA is encoded by the coding sequence ATGTCCGACTTCGTACCCGGGCTCGAAGGGGTCATCGCGTTCGAAACGGAGATCGCCGAACCGGACAAGGAAGGCGGTGCGCTGCGCTACCGCGGGGTCGACATCGAGGACCTCGTCGGCCACGTGTCGTTCGGGAACGTCTGGGGCCTGCTGGTCGACGGAGCGTTCAACCCCGGACTGCCGGCCGCCGAGCCCTTCCCCATTCCGGTCCACTCCGGTGACATCCGTGTCGACGTGCAGTCCGCGCTCGCCATGCTCGCCCCCGTGTGGGGTCTGAAACCGCTGCTGGACATCGACGAGCGCACCGCGCGGGACGACCTCGCGCGCGCCGCCGTCATGGCCCTGTCGTACGTCGCCCAGTCCGCGCGCGGGCAGGGCCTGCCGATGGTGCCGCAGAAGGAGATCGACAAGGCCGAGTCCGTCGTCGAGCGGTTCATGATCCGCTGGCGGGGCGAGCCCGACCCGCGTCACGTCAAGGCCGTCGACGCGTACTGGACCTCGGCCGCCGAGCACGGCATGAACGCCTCGACGTTCACGGCCCGGGTGATCGCCTCGACCGGTGCCGACGTGGCCGCGGCGCTGTCGGGCGCGGTCGGCGCCATGTCCGGGCCGCTGCACGGCGGGGCGCCGTCGCGGGTGCTCGGCATGATCGAGGAGATCGAGCGCTCCGGCGACGCCGTGGCGTACGTGAAGAAGGCCCTGGACAAGGGCGAGCGGCTGATGGGCTTCGGGCACCGCGTCTACCGCGCCGAGGACCCGCGCGCCCGCGTGCTGCGGCGTACGGCGAAGGAGCTGGACGCGCCGCGCTACGAGGTCGCCGCCGCGCTGGAGAAGGCCGCGCTGGAGGAGCTGCACGCACGCCGCCCCGACCGGGTGCTCGCCACCAACGTGGAGTTCTGGGCCGCGATCATGCTGGACTTCGCGGAGGTCCCGGCGCACATGTTCACGTCGATGTTCACGTGTGCCCGCACCGCCGGCTGGTCGGCGCACATCCTGGAGCAGAAGCGCACGGGCCGCCTGGTCCGCCCGTCGGCCCGCTACACCGGGCCGAGCCGGCGCGACCCGCGGGAGATCGCGGGGTACGCGGACATGGCCGAGACCGCCTAG
- the pdxH gene encoding pyridoxamine 5'-phosphate oxidase produces the protein MARVTDQDLDPAIMRKQYRSEIVEEESLAENPMRQFARWFQQAADAHVFEPNAMVVSTATAAGRPSSRTVLLKQFDDRGFVFFTNYDSRKGREIAENPHVALLFPWHPIARQVVVTGTAVRIGRDETAAYFRSRPHGSQLGAWASEQSSVIASRAELDRRYAELAARYPEGEQVPVPPQWGGIRVVPNEVEFWQGHENRLHDRLRYVLDAEKWRVERLCP, from the coding sequence ATGGCCCGCGTGACCGACCAGGACCTTGATCCCGCCATCATGCGCAAGCAGTACCGCTCGGAGATCGTCGAGGAGGAGAGCCTCGCCGAGAACCCGATGAGGCAGTTCGCCCGGTGGTTCCAGCAGGCCGCGGACGCCCACGTCTTCGAACCGAACGCCATGGTCGTCTCCACGGCGACGGCCGCCGGCCGCCCCAGCTCCCGCACGGTGCTGCTGAAGCAGTTCGACGACCGGGGCTTCGTCTTCTTCACGAACTACGACTCCCGCAAGGGCCGCGAGATCGCCGAGAACCCGCACGTCGCTCTGCTCTTCCCCTGGCACCCGATCGCCCGCCAGGTGGTCGTCACCGGCACGGCGGTCCGTATCGGCCGCGACGAGACGGCGGCGTACTTCCGCTCCCGCCCGCACGGCTCCCAGCTGGGCGCCTGGGCGAGCGAGCAGTCCAGCGTCATCGCCTCCCGCGCGGAACTGGACCGCCGCTACGCGGAGCTCGCCGCCCGCTACCCGGAGGGCGAGCAGGTCCCGGTCCCGCCGCAGTGGGGCGGCATCCGGGTGGTCCCGAACGAGGTGGAGTTCTGGCAGGGCCACGAGAACCGCCTCCACGACCGCCTGCGGTACGTCCTGGACGCGGAAAAGTGGCGCGTCGAGCGGCTCTGCCCGTAG